A portion of the Chloroflexota bacterium genome contains these proteins:
- a CDS encoding glycosyltransferase family 4 protein: MNICLDASPTLQPISGIARYTTKLIEGLLKLDSGDNLSLLYNRGLQGSPPAPLNHLPKRVIPLGNKQWRLLLLLAYRLGSTMDGLLGDTDLFHGTDYLLPPLRRINAVVTIHDLSFLLFPSCHTLGNRLNLRMMVPLAVRSAGAIIVDSQSSKRDLLRWIAMPEEKIHVIHLGVDDCYFVNRTDEERQRLLQRYAIQQPFILSVGTIEPRKNIPALLDAYSALHGTGNLSHQLVIVGRAGWHHRSVLQQLTVDRATSIRFLGHLPDEELAILYTAADLFVFPSLYEGFGLPPLESMACGTPVVCSNTSSLPEVVGEAALTVDPHDVASLARAMDQVFTDSDLRRRLAGQGRERAKMFTWQKTARCTLDVYRHVQLNRR, from the coding sequence GCTTCCCCCACCCTTCAGCCGATCTCGGGCATCGCCCGCTATACAACCAAGCTGATTGAAGGTCTCTTAAAACTGGACAGCGGGGATAACCTCAGCCTTCTCTATAACCGAGGGCTTCAGGGCAGCCCCCCAGCCCCCCTGAACCATCTGCCCAAGCGGGTCATTCCCCTGGGCAATAAGCAGTGGCGACTTTTGCTCCTCCTGGCCTATCGTCTCGGTTCAACTATGGATGGGCTGTTGGGGGACACCGACCTTTTCCACGGCACCGACTATCTCCTGCCACCTTTAAGACGAATCAACGCCGTTGTAACCATACATGATCTATCGTTTCTCCTCTTCCCCTCCTGTCATACGCTGGGCAATCGGTTGAACCTGAGGATGATGGTCCCCCTGGCCGTACGTTCAGCAGGTGCTATAATCGTCGATTCCCAGAGTAGCAAGCGCGATCTTCTGCGCTGGATCGCCATGCCGGAAGAGAAGATCCACGTGATTCACCTCGGTGTGGATGACTGCTACTTCGTGAACCGCACGGATGAGGAGCGCCAACGCCTTCTCCAAAGATACGCTATCCAACAGCCCTTTATTCTTTCTGTCGGCACCATCGAACCACGGAAAAACATTCCTGCTCTGCTTGACGCTTATAGTGCTCTCCACGGTACTGGTAATCTCTCTCATCAGTTAGTCATCGTGGGGAGAGCAGGTTGGCACCACCGCTCTGTCCTCCAGCAGCTCACGGTGGATAGGGCCACGAGCATCCGCTTTCTGGGTCATCTACCAGATGAGGAGCTGGCTATTCTGTACACAGCCGCCGACCTCTTCGTCTTCCCCTCCCTTTATGAGGGTTTTGGGCTGCCACCACTGGAGTCTATGGCCTGCGGCACGCCCGTCGTCTGCTCCAACACCTCCTCCCTGCCGGAGGTGGTCGGTGAGGCGGCCCTAACGGTAGACCCCCACGATGTCGCCAGCCTGGCCAGGGCGATGGATCAGGTCTTTACTGATAGCGACCTGCGCCGGAGGCTAGCTGGACAAGGGCGAGAGAGGGCGAAGATGTTTACCTGGCAGAAGACGGCCCGCTGTACCCTGGACGTCTATCGGCATGTTCAGTTAAATAGAAGATGA
- a CDS encoding glycosyltransferase family 4 protein, giving the protein MRIALDGRYIQDHFPGIGRYTWDLSRALAQAAPQHTFLIFYNPRLSNSRFDLKELSCFANVELREVSVSTLSIVEQATLPLVLRRERADLFHSPYYIRPYLLPCPAIVTVCDLIPYRYPDCFPSALTRFLFHLAMRLNVATAKEIVAISSATQHDLYRYLGVKPEKLAVVPVGVDSHRYRPLERAVLQAVRQRYRLPAHFILYVGTNKPHKNLIRLIKAFALVYTDIEHVLVIAGWWEEWTSHLGEVLAHQDLEERVRLLGQVPEDDLPALYNLADLFVFPSLYEGFGLPPLESMACGTPVVCSNTSSLPEVVGQAAITVDPYDVTQLSEAMVRVLQDNRLRDDLSAKGLRRAGQFSWTEIAQQIVSIYERIGSP; this is encoded by the coding sequence GTGCGCATCGCCCTTGATGGCCGCTACATTCAGGACCATTTTCCGGGCATAGGTCGCTATACCTGGGACCTAAGCCGAGCCCTGGCTCAGGCTGCACCTCAACACACCTTCCTGATCTTTTATAACCCACGCTTGTCCAATAGCCGCTTCGATCTGAAAGAGCTGTCCTGCTTTGCTAACGTGGAGTTGCGGGAAGTCTCTGTGTCTACCCTCTCGATAGTCGAACAAGCCACGCTTCCTCTTGTTCTTAGGCGTGAGCGGGCGGATCTCTTTCACTCACCCTACTATATCCGACCCTACCTGCTGCCCTGTCCAGCCATCGTCACGGTCTGCGACCTGATCCCCTATCGTTATCCCGACTGTTTTCCCTCAGCGCTGACCAGGTTCCTCTTCCATCTGGCCATGCGCCTGAATGTCGCCACGGCCAAGGAGATCGTGGCTATTTCTTCGGCCACGCAGCACGATCTCTATCGTTACCTGGGAGTAAAGCCAGAAAAATTAGCCGTGGTCCCTGTTGGAGTAGACTCTCACCGTTATCGGCCTTTAGAGAGGGCCGTTTTACAGGCGGTACGCCAGAGGTATCGTTTGCCGGCCCATTTCATCCTCTATGTGGGAACGAATAAACCTCATAAGAACCTCATACGCCTCATCAAGGCCTTTGCTCTCGTCTATACGGACATAGAACATGTTCTGGTCATCGCTGGATGGTGGGAAGAATGGACTAGCCACCTGGGCGAGGTGCTGGCCCACCAGGACTTAGAGGAAAGAGTACGTCTACTGGGGCAGGTGCCTGAGGATGACCTCCCCGCTCTCTACAACCTGGCCGACCTCTTCGTCTTCCCCTCCCTTTATGAGGGTTTTGGGCTGCCACCACTGGAGTCTATGGCCTGCGGCACACCTGTCGTCTGCTCCAACACCTCCTCCCTGCCGGAGGTGGTCGGCCAGGCAGCCATAACAGTAGACCCCTACGATGTCACCCAGCTGAGTGAGGCTATGGTCAGAGTTCTGCAGGATAACCGTTTGCGAGATGATCTGAGCGCCAAGGGGCTGCGTCGGGCCGGGCAGTTCTCCTGGACGGAGATAGCCCAGCAGATTGTATCTATCTATGAGAGGATCGGTTCGCCTTGA